Proteins encoded within one genomic window of Acidicapsa ligni:
- a CDS encoding NUDIX hydrolase — MTQREYPATPLVGVGGVVFDFEGRVLLIRRGTEPRKGLWSIPGGLVELGESLTDALKREIAEESGLIVEPVAIIEVVDRIYTDESAQGGRVRFHYVIVDYLCRIVGGEAKAGDDAAEISWADRAEWNRTNLYGLESITVKVIENGWKMAYASGESA; from the coding sequence TTGACGCAAAGAGAATATCCAGCCACCCCGCTGGTAGGCGTAGGCGGCGTTGTTTTCGACTTCGAAGGCCGTGTCCTGCTGATCCGTCGCGGCACCGAGCCTCGCAAAGGATTGTGGTCCATTCCCGGCGGGCTGGTCGAACTGGGGGAATCTCTCACCGACGCCCTCAAGCGCGAGATTGCAGAAGAATCCGGCCTCATCGTGGAACCTGTCGCCATCATCGAAGTTGTCGACCGTATCTATACCGACGAATCAGCCCAGGGCGGGCGCGTTCGCTTCCATTACGTCATCGTGGACTATCTCTGCCGCATCGTTGGCGGAGAAGCCAAAGCCGGTGATGACGCGGCTGAAATAAGCTGGGCAGATAGAGCAGAATGGAATAGAACCAACCTTTATGGCTTGGAATCCATCACAGTCAAAGTAATAGAAAATGGCTGGAAGATGGCGTATGCGAGTGGCGAATCGGCGTAG
- a CDS encoding alpha/beta fold hydrolase yields the protein MRVANRRRGSLFWGLVAATILLVLVSATTLYLQPLWVFNKIQRIRLKVEGVTDHEVLIGGHRIHYYVRGPVWGPPVVLVHGLGGRAEDWGNLLPYLIRAGYRVYTPDLLGFGQSEEPPNASYSIAEQARVVVRFIDAMGLKQTDLVGWSMGGWIAQKVAVDHPERVRRLVLMDSAGLSMPPSWDTRLFTPNSREDLEQLDALLMPHPPRIPEFLVADILRVSHKHRWVIERAMASMLTAKDVMDAQLPSLQMPVLILWGDQDQITPLSEGRAIHALISHSRLSVARDCGHLAPEECADRFGPEMAAFLQATTELSPGESVMSGQ from the coding sequence ATGCGAGTGGCGAATCGGCGTAGAGGAAGTCTGTTCTGGGGATTAGTGGCTGCGACCATACTGCTGGTCCTCGTCTCCGCAACGACACTTTACCTTCAGCCGCTGTGGGTCTTTAACAAAATCCAGAGAATTCGATTGAAGGTTGAAGGCGTCACCGATCACGAAGTTCTGATCGGTGGCCATCGCATTCATTACTACGTTCGCGGGCCTGTCTGGGGACCACCCGTTGTGCTCGTTCATGGATTGGGCGGCCGCGCGGAGGACTGGGGCAACCTGCTGCCCTATCTGATTCGTGCCGGATACCGCGTTTACACACCCGATCTGCTGGGATTCGGTCAGTCCGAGGAGCCTCCTAACGCCAGCTACTCCATCGCGGAACAGGCCCGGGTCGTCGTCCGATTCATTGACGCCATGGGGCTCAAGCAGACCGACCTCGTAGGCTGGTCGATGGGTGGGTGGATCGCGCAAAAAGTCGCGGTCGATCATCCGGAAAGAGTCCGCCGGTTGGTGTTGATGGACAGTGCCGGATTGTCGATGCCGCCATCCTGGGACACCAGGCTCTTCACGCCAAATTCGAGAGAAGACCTCGAACAACTCGACGCGCTTCTGATGCCCCATCCGCCGCGCATACCGGAGTTCCTGGTCGCGGACATACTGCGTGTTTCGCATAAACACCGCTGGGTTATCGAACGCGCGATGGCTTCCATGCTGACCGCAAAAGATGTCATGGATGCACAGTTGCCGTCACTCCAGATGCCGGTGTTGATTCTTTGGGGAGATCAGGACCAGATCACGCCGCTCAGCGAAGGCCGCGCTATCCACGCGCTGATTTCACACTCACGGCTGTCGGTAGCAAGAGATTGCGGGCATCTCGCGCCGGAAGAGTGCGCCGATCGCTTCGGTCCGGAGATGGCCGCATTTCTGCAGGCTACTACAGAGTTATCGCCGGGCGAGAGTGTTATGAGCGGCCAATAA